The following proteins come from a genomic window of Blattabacteriaceae bacterium:
- the hisH gene encoding imidazole glycerol phosphate synthase subunit HisH: MKTIIIKSPSGNVQSIFSALRRIGVNAKLTDNFEEILSSDRIIFPGVGEAKLTMRYLREKSLDLLIPKLKQPFLGICLGLQLLCFHSEENNTDCLGIFDLEIKKFKNINMKIPKIGWNTIYQLEGVLFKGIPEESYQYFVHSYFAPICEYTIAKTDYIYTYSSALQKNNFHAVQFHPEKSGIFGSKILENFIKFL, from the coding sequence ATGAAAACTATCATCATTAAATCACCTTCAGGGAATGTACAATCAATATTTTCTGCACTAAGAAGAATTGGGGTAAATGCTAAGTTAACGGATAATTTTGAGGAGATTCTATCTTCTGATAGGATCATTTTTCCTGGGGTAGGAGAAGCCAAATTAACGATGAGATACTTAAGGGAAAAAAGTCTAGATTTATTAATCCCAAAATTAAAACAGCCTTTTTTAGGAATTTGTCTTGGTTTGCAACTGCTTTGTTTTCATTCAGAAGAAAATAACACAGATTGCTTAGGAATATTCGATCTGGAAATAAAAAAATTTAAGAACATAAATATGAAAATTCCTAAAATTGGATGGAATACTATTTATCAACTTGAAGGAGTATTATTTAAGGGGATTCCCGAAGAAAGCTACCAATATTTTGTACATTCTTATTTTGCACCAATATGTGAGTACACTATTGCTAAAACAGACTACATATATACTTACAGTTCTGCTTTACAGAAAAATAATTTTCATGCTGTGCAATTTCATCCTGAAAAATCTGGTATTTTTGGATCTAAAATTTTAGAAAACTTTATTAAATTTTTATAA